From the Amblyraja radiata isolate CabotCenter1 chromosome 26, sAmbRad1.1.pri, whole genome shotgun sequence genome, one window contains:
- the tspan10 gene encoding tetraspanin-10, whose product MKMSQYFSFIKKRREADELSPLIFKEGRRDNGGMEPASCGRCPPADGAETGSGLGTERQEELAHLYHRHHAVTKVNVYIKYTMIVFNFMFTVLGSLILGIGIWGLIDKESLDVDNINNLSTDPMLAFVVVGLLVGSMSFSGCVGALRENQCLLKFFTAGILILLTVQVVGGIAVYFLRDRLEQYVENGMILGVKRYQDDLDLRFIINEIQRGLECCGVESYHDWELNLYFNCSSPGIHACGAPASCCINPQENGTVMNSQCGFGTLHMEEVTAQNYIYLRGCMPHLTSWLTKHAGSITALGVILMIVQVLGLIFAKKILSDIELIKAHWKRRDRNAIRLPTTEGETR is encoded by the exons ATGAAAATGTCGCAATATTTCTCCTTCATCAAGAAAAGGAGAGAAGCAGATGAACTCAGTCCTTTGATATTCAAG GAGGGTCGGCGAGACAATGGCGGGATGGAGCCCGCGAGTTGTGGTCGCTGTCCTCCGGCGGACGGTGCTGAAACGGGGAGCGGGTTGGGGACCGAGCGCCAGGAAGAATTGGCTCACCTCTACCATCGACACCATGCGGTCACCAAAGTCAACGTCTACATCAAGTACACAATGATAGTGTTCAACTTCATGTTCACCGTCCTGGGCTCTCTGATACTGGGGATCGGGATCTGGGGACTCATTGACAAGGAATCTCTAGACGTGGACAACATCAACAATCTCAGCACGGACCCCATGCTGGCCTTTGTCGTCGTGGGCCTTCTGGTCGGCAGCATGTCCTTCTCGGGGTGCGTGGGGGCGCTGAGAGAGAACCAATGCTTGCTGAAATTCTTCACTGCCGGGATCCTGATATTGTTGACAGTGCAGGTAGTCGGTGGGATCGCGGTTTATTTCCTGAGAGACCGTTTAGAACAATACGTGGAGAATGGAATGATCCTGGGTGTCAAGAGATATCAGGATGACCTAGACCTTCGTTTTATTATAAACGAAATCCAAAGAGGACTAGAGTGTTGCGGGGTGGAGTCCTACCACGATTGGGAGCTCAACCT GTATTTTAACTGCAGCTCTCCGGGCATCCATGCTTGTGGAGCTCCCGCCTCATGTTGCATCAATCCACAGGAGAATGGCACGGTGATGAACTCCCAGTGTGGCTTTGGCACATTGCATATGGAGGAAGTGACAGCCCAGAATTACATCTATCTCCGCGGGTGTATGCCTCATCTCACCAGCTGGCTTACTAAACACGCAGGCTCAATTACTGCTTTAGGTGTCATTCTCATGATTGTTCAAGTACTTGGGCTCATTTTTGCAAAAAAGATACTGAGTGACATTGAACTAATCAAAGCACATTGGAAGCGGAGAGATAGAAATGCTATCAGACTGCCAACAACAGAGGGAGAAACCAGATGA